The following proteins come from a genomic window of Salvia hispanica cultivar TCC Black 2014 chromosome 4, UniMelb_Shisp_WGS_1.0, whole genome shotgun sequence:
- the LOC125224371 gene encoding stemmadenine O-acetyltransferase-like: protein MEIESRLISIETITPSSPTPKSLQKHQLSFFDQTTLPSFSHFVYLYSSNPKFSNSRKSKQLKKSLSEALSIYYPLAGRIVGNLYVDCNDAGIPFSEAEADCDLRQVITTQNRTNLKKFLPLTTDDLCLAVQATYLRCGGLAVGISLAHKISDALSFVLFVNTWSALARDGGAPAPLVKLDTATYAPPLDILQSPSAKLLEEEVTASTFLFSAPEIAALQERYTAAGGHRPSRVEALSAFIWTSYVSAVGVRSDQGYTCVVYNSINLRSRAHPPLSVHQFGNLIVPSTVEAVPGDSGVQLIRKMREASMAVNAGYVAGLKKREMQLEVLRNTSRAAVDRFFFSSVCRIPLYEADFGWGTPDRVINVGMPVKNVVYFMDTKSGGGIETKIQLTKADMEKLEALLMIKSKL from the coding sequence atggaaatAGAAAGTAGGCTAATCTCGATAGAGACTATCACACCATCTTCTCCAACTCCAAAATCTCTTCAAAAACAccaactttcattttttgatcAAACTACGCTTCCCTCATTCAGTCACTTTGTCTACTTGTACTCATCAAATCCCAAATTTTCCAATTCCCGAAAATCAAAGCAGCTAAAGAAATCCCTATCAGAGGCCCTCTCCATATACTACCCCCTCGCCGGCCGAATCGTCGGAAACCTCTACGTCGACTGCAACGACGCCGGAATCCCCTTCTCGGAGGCCGAAGCCGACTGCGACCTCCGGCAAGTCATAACCACCCAAAACCGTACAAATTTGAAGAAGTTTCTACCTTTGACAACGGATGATCTTTGCCTGGCCGTTCAAGCCACCTATCTCCGCTGCGGCGGCCTCGCCGTGGGGATCAGCCTCGCACACAAGATCTCCGACGCGTTATCTTTTGTCTTGTTCGTCAACACCTGGTCCGCCCTCGCGAGAGACGGTGGTGCGCCGGCGCCGCTCGTGAAGTTGGACACGGCCACCTATGCTCCGCCGCTGGACATTCTCCAGTCCCCTTCTGCAAAACTATTGGAGGAAGAGGTCACCGCCAGTACCTTCTTGTTCTCGGCCCCAGAGATCGCTGCTCTCCAGGAAAGGTACACCGCGGCGGGAGGGCATCGTCCGAGCCGGGTCGAGGCACTATCGGCTTTTATATGGACCTCCTACGTGTCGGCAGTCGGCGTTAGGTCCGACCAGGGTTACACCTGCGTAGTGTACAATTCGATAAACTTGAGGAGCCGGGCCCACCCGCCTCTGTCCGTACACCAGTTCGGTAACTTGATTGTTCCTTCCACGGTGGAGGCGGTGCCCGGGGACAGCGGCGTCCAGCTTATACGGAAGATGAGGGAAGCTTCGATGGCGGTCAATGCCGGGTACGTGGCTGGGCTGAAGAAGAGGGAGATGCAGTTGGAAGTGCTGCGCAATACAAGTAGAGCCGCGGTGGATAGATTCTTCTTCTCAAGTGTGTGCAGGATTCCTTTGTATGAAGCGGACTTTGGGTGGggaacacccgaccgggtcaTCAACGTTGGCATGCCTGTCAAGAATGTGGTATATTTTATGGATACAAAGAGTGGGGGTGGAATTGAGACAAAAATTCAGTTGACCAAAGCAGATAtggaaaaacttgaagctcttCTGATGATAAAGAGTAAGTTGTAA
- the LOC125218112 gene encoding stemmadenine O-acetyltransferase-like, with product MEIESRVISIETITPSSSTPKSLQKYQFSFFDQIAIPSLVHVVYLYPSNPKISNSEKSKQLKKSLSEVLTIYYPLAGRIGGNLYVDCNDAGIPFSEAEADCDLSEVITTRNPINLKKKFLPLTTDNDLCLAVQATYLRCGGLAVGISITHKIADGISIILFVNTWSALARDAPASLVKLDSATYAPPLDIILESPCARLLDEEVTASNLLFSAPEIAALQERYTAGGGRRPSRVEALTAFIWTSYVSAVGIRGHTCIVSNAVSLRSRADPPLSAHQFGNFVVPSTVEAVPGDSGVQLIRKMREALKAVDAEFVAGLKKREMQLEVLSSEASRAAAVDTFFFSSLCRFPYYEADYGWGTPDRVIRFGMAVKNAVYFMDTKSGGGIEALIKMTKPDMDKLEPLLMLKSELL from the coding sequence atggagataGAAAGTAGGGTAATATCGATAGAGACTATCACAccatcttcttcaactccaaaaTCTCTTCAAAAATACCAATTCTCATTTTTTGATCAAATAGCGATTCCATCATTGGTTCACGTGGTCTACTTGTACCCATCGAATCCCAAAATTTCCAATTCCGAAAAATCAAAGCAACTAAAGAAATCCCTATCAGAGGTCCTCACCATATACTACCCCCTCGCCGGCCGCATCGGCGGAAATCTCTACGTCGACTGCAACGACGCTGGAATACCCTTCTCCGAGGCCGAAGCCGACTGCGACCTCTCGGAAGTCATCACCACCCGaaaccctataaatttgaagaagaagtTTCTACCTTTGACAACGGATAATGATCTTTGCCTGGCCGTTCAAGCCACCTATCTCCGCTGCGGCGGCCTCGCCGTGGGGATCAGCATCACACACAAGATCGCCGACGGGATATCTATTATCTTGTTCGTCAACACCTGGTCCGCCCTAGCGAGAGACGCGCCGGCGTCGCTGGTGAAGTTGGACTCGGCCACCTATGCTCCGCCGCTGGACATTATTCTCGAGTCCCCTTGTGCAAGACTATTGGACGAAGAGGTGACCGCCAGTAACTTGTTGTTCTCGGCGCCAGAGATCGCTGCTCTCCAGGAAAGGTACACCGCGGGGGGAGGGCGTCGTCCGAGCCGGGTCGAGGCACTAACGGCTTTTATATGGACCTCCTACGTGTCGGCAGTCGGCATTAGGGGTCACACCTGCATAGTGTCCAATGCGGTAAGCTTGAGGAGCCGGGCCGACCCGCCTCTGTCCGCCCACCAGTTCGGTAACTTTGTTGTTCCTTCCACGGTGGAGGCGGTGCCCGGGGACAGCGGCGTCCAGCTTATACGGAAGATGAGGGAAGCTTTGAAGGCGGTCGATGCCGAGTTCGTGGCTGGGCTGAAGAAGAGGGAGATGCAGTTGGAAGTGCTGAGCTCTGAAGCCAGCAGAGCTGCCGCGGTGGATACATTCTTCTTCTCGAGTCTGTGCAGGTTTCCTTATTACGAAGCTGACTATGGGTGGggaacacccgaccgggtcaTCAGGTTTGGCATGGCCGTCAAGAATGCGGTCTATTTTATGGATACAAAGAGTGGGGGTGGAATTGAGGCACTCATTAAGATGACCAAACCAGATATGGACAAGCTTGAACCTCTTTTAATGTTAAAGAGTGAGTTGCTGTAA